TTAAAAAGGTCAGCCGGATCATCTTGTTGCATTTGAAATAAAATATCAGCGCTGGGTAAGTCTTGTATATCTTGTAAGCCAAAATAGTTCATAAAATACTCCGTAGTCCCATAAATAATCGGTCTACCTGGAGTTTCTTCTCTGCCCATTTCTTTTACTAATCCTCTAATCAACAATCGTTGTAACAGACTAGATGATTGAACGCCTCTAATTTCATCAATTTCAATTCTAGTGATCGGTTGTTTATAAGCTACAATAGCTAATGTTTCTAATGCCGCTTGAGATAAATTAGCTGAAAAGGGAGAAATAGCAAATTTTCTGATAATATCTGCATACTTTTTTTGTGGCTAATTGGTACCTTTTTCTTGTTTCAATAAGAGTGATTCCCGTACTTTGATCCTCTTCGTATGCTTTACGCATCGTAGTGATCAAATGATGAACTTCTAGGGGAGTCATCTCCAACAAGGAGGTAATCTCTTGCACATTCAATCCTTCGTCACCTGCAACAAAGAGGAGGCTTTCGAGTGCTGCTTCTTTGTTAAACATTTCAACTATCCTTCCGAGAAAAGCTCTAAAAATATTTCTCCATACAATTCCGTTTGAGTAAAGAAAATTTTTCTTTCCCTGACTAGCTCTAACATCGCCAAAAATGTATTTACAATTTGTGGCCTTTCTGTACTTTCAAAAAAATCAGTAAACGCAATTCTAAATCCTGGTTTCCCTTGTTCGGTTAGCCGATTTAGAATTACGTCCATAGTAGCCTCAATCGTTATTTTTTCATGATGAACACGGGTGCTCATAGGTTGTTTTCTTTGTATTTTTTGTTGCATTTTTTGTAGTGCATGCAACAAATCTTCTGTAGAAACTTCACCTGGCACAAGTGGTACCGACTGTTGGTGACTCTCTAAATTCGTAATTGATTTTGTATAAAATTGTCCCCGTTCGGTTTGCATTTCTTTTAAGACCTTAGCAGCTTCTTGCATTTGCTTGTATTCTAACAGTTGATGAACCAATTCATCTCTGGGGTCTTCTTCTAATTCAAAAGAATCATCATCTACTTCTACCTCTTTTTTAGGAAGAAGCATCCGACTTTTAATTTCTAGCAAGGTAGCCGCCATTAATAAATATTCACCCGCAATGTCTAACTTTAATTCTTTCATCGTATGAAGATAGTTTAGATATTGTTGGGTTAGATCTGCCATAGGAATATCAAAAACATCTACTTTTAAATCTTTAATTAAATGAAGCAGCAAATCAAGGGGACCTTCAAAACTTTCTAAGTAAATAGTAAGTGCTTCACTCTGTTTGTTCATTACGAATCAGTCTCCGTATAACCTTCTATATTTTTCTGAACCCATTTTGAAAGAAAGGGCGCTGTATCCAGAGTTCCATTGATCATTAATTCTGGATATAGAGATTGCAACTTATCTAGCATTTTATAGATGATTCCTTCATTCCTAAAAGACGGACTAACAGAAAGATGACGGACTAATAAAACAGAATCATCGCAGCCAATTCCAATAATAGCTACTATATTCTCAGTGTGTTCATCACGCCATAAATAAAGCTTTTTATCTCCATTTTCAATATAGCTATCCAGTTCTTCTTGCAGATGGCTTATATTTTTTAAATCGGGAATATAGGATAGCAATCCCATGGAAATTTTTTCGTAATTTTGATTATAAGAAATAAGCACAGTTTTCTCCTCACAAATAGTAGAGTACGTTACGAGGCATCCTGATTCTTTCAAAATGGTAAACACTTCTGTAGGGAAGGTTTTAGAACTTGAAAAATTCATGAGCCTTTTACAATTAAAAATATAACGCTCCTCTAATTGATTAACACAGTTTTACTTGCATTATCTACTTTATATATTGAAAATCACAAAAGTCACTTTACCATATGAGCGAAGGAATCTCAATTAATCCACCATGTTAATCGTTAGATTTCTTTTAAAATCTCTTTAAGTAGATTTCGGAAGGTTTGATTTACTCGTTGAGTAACTTCTACCACTTCTTCATGATTCAAGTTACTTTGCATTCCTGCAGCTAAATTCGTGATACAAGAAATTCCAAAAACTCGTAGACCTGCATGTCTTGCTACAATTGCTTCTGGTACAGTAGACATTCCAACTGCATCCGCACCTAGTACACGAGCCATTTTAATTTCTGCAGGTGTTTCATAAGTAGGACCACTAAAGCCCATGTAGAATCCTTCTTTCATGTCTACGTTTAATCTTTTGGCAACTTCTTTTATTTTCGCTTGATATTCACGGTCATAGGTTTGACTCATATCTGGAAAACGCGGTCCTTCTTTTTCATCATTTGGTCCGATAAGTGGGTTTTGTCCAGTAAAGTTAATGTGATCTGTAATCAACATAAGATCTCCAGGAGTAAAATCAAAGCTAACTCCTCCAGCAGCATTAGTTAATCCAACAGAGTGCACACCTAATTCTTTCATTACTCGAATAGGGAAAGTAACTTCTTGAATAGAGTATCCTTCATAAAAATGGAAACGTCCTTGCATGGCAATAACGATTTTTCCGTTTAATTCCCCATACACTAATTGTCCTTTGTGACCTTTCACAGTGGACGATGGAAAATAAGGGATATCAGAGTAAGAAACTTGAATAGGATTAGAAATTTCATCTGCCAAATCTCCCAATCCGGAACCTAATACCAAACCAATTTCTGGTTTCACAAATCCTTTATCTTTTAAAAAAGTTGCAGCCTCTACAAGTTGTTCATATGTCATTTACAATTCTCCCCTATTTTTTATATTTTTTAATTTAAATCTTTCAAAAAGCTAGTACCAATTTCTGCTTGATTCGTTTCAAAATTATCTGCAATGGTTGCTGATATATCAGCGAAATGACCTTGTTGTAATACACCATTTTTTTCCATAGAAGGACTATATGCCAACAAAGGAACATATTCACGCGTATGATCTGTTCCAGGAGCCGTTGGGTCGTTTCCATGGTCAGCTGTAATCAATAGTAAATCTTGATCATCCAATTGGTCAAGTATTTCAGGAATGCGTTTATCAAAATCTTCAATTGCTTTTGCATAGCCTTCTGGATCACGACGATGACCATATAAGGCATCAAAATCTACTAAATTTAAGAAGCTAATTCCAGTGAAATCCTTTTTCATGACATTCAATAGTTGGTCAACACCATCCATATTACTTTTGGTTCGAACGGATTCAGTAATTCCTTGATCATTAAAAATATCACTTATTTTTCCAATCGCAATGACATCCAAATCATCGTTCTTTAGATGGTCTAGCACGGTTTCTCCAAACGGACTAAGAGCATAGTCATGACGATTGCTAGTTCGAGCAAAATTACCTGGTTCACCTAAGTACGGTCGGGCAATAATTCTACCGATCATATACGGGTCGTCCAAAGTGATTTTACGTGCATACTCACAGATTTCGTATAATTCTTCTAAAGGAATTACTTCTTCATGTGCAGCAATTTGAAGCACAGAGTCCGCTGAAGTATAGACGATTAAATCTCCTGTTTTTACTTGCTGTTCCCCTAGTTCGACTAAAATCTCTGTTCCACTAGCAGGTTTATTACCAATCACTTTTCTTTTTGAGAAGTCTTCAATTTTTTGAATGAGTTCACTTGGAAAACCGTCTGGAAAAACTCGGAACGGTTTTTTAATATGAAGTCCCATAATCTCCCAGTGTCCCGTCATTGTGTCTTTTCCTACTGAAATTTCTTCTAATTTTGTATGATATCCTAGAGGTTCTTCTACTGTGTCTACTCCTTTTAGAGAACGGATATTTCCAAGTCCCAGTTTCGTTAACTGAGGAATATCCAAACCAACTGTTTCAGCAATATGACCTAATGTATCTGCTCCTACATCACCAAATTCGTTTGCATCGGGAGCTTCCCCGATTCCTACTGAGTCCATTACCACAACATGAATGCGTTTATACTTTTTCATCTAATTTCTCCTTTTATAAGTTTTAAGCACGTGGATGATATTTTCGATAAGATTCCACCATACGTTCTTTTGAAATATGTGTGTAAATTTGTGTAGTAGAAATATCAGCATGTCCAAGTAGTTCTTGCACAATTCGTAAGTCTGCTCCATTTTCTAAAATATGAGTCGCAAACGAGTGACGAAGCATATGTGGAGAAACGTTCTTATTAATTTGTGCTTTTTGGACAATTTTTTTCAAGTTCTTCCAAATTCCTTGACGAGTAAATCCTTGACCGTGGAAATTCAAAAATAGATGCGTCGTAGGTTTTCGTCCTTTGCTCAATGTAGGTCTACTTGTTTTCAAGTATTCTTCTACCCAATAAGCAGCTTCTTCTCCTAGAGGTACAATCCGTTCTTTATTTCCTTTTCCAATAGTTTGTAGAAAGCCTAGCTCGAGATGAACTTCTCCTAAGGTTAAGTCAACTAATTCACTCACACGTAATCCTGTTGCATACAAGACTTCAAGGATGGCTCGATCTCGTAGCCCTAAGACTGTATTTTGATCGGGTGTAGACAATATACGGTCTACTTCTGAGATGGTTAAAGACTTTGGAAGACTTTGTTTCTTTTTAGGAAGTTGAATATTTTCCATTGGATTTATTTTCAATACCTGTTCCTGCTGTAAGTATTGATAAAATCTGCGAAGACAAGACATCATCCGGCTGATGGAGCTAGAAGCAAGCCCATCTTTATCTAATTTTTCCAAATAAAGTAAGACATCACTTTTAGTTGTTTCCGAAAAAGAATTCTTCTTTTTTGAAAGTAAGAACTGTTTGTATTTTGAAAGGTCCAATTGATAACTTTTAATTGTATTAACTGCTAGACCTTGTTCGATTCGCAAATGATGAAGGTAATCCTGTATCAGTTCATCCATTTGGATTTCCTACATCTAGGGAGATACCTACTTTTTTCTTATCTTCCTCTTGGCATTTTGCACAAATACCATGGAATGTAAGGCGATGATCTTTTATTTTGAAATGATAACGCGTTTCGACATCTTTTTCAATATCCACGAGTAAGTCTTCAAAAATTTCATCAATTTCTCCACACTTTAAGCAAAGAAGATGATGATGAAAATGCGTACTTTTCCCCCGATGTAAATCATACCGAGCCAGCCCATCTTCAAATAGAACTTTATTCGTCACATGTAGCTGGGTTAATATTTCTAAGGTTCGATATACGGTGGCTAGGCCAATATCCGAATTCCTTCGTTTGAGAAACATAAAAATTTCTTCCGCACTTAAATGATCTTTTTCATTTTCTAAAAGGATTTTAACCGTTGCTTCTCTTTGAGGAGTTAACTTAAAACCACCTTTTTGTAAATCTTTTTTAATGCTTTGCAAAGTTATTTCGGTCACAGGTTCTACCTCCCTCTTTCCACCTTAAAAATTAATCTTTTGAAACTAATTTCGTTTCTCCATCTTCTTGAACAATTAATCTTTCTTTCATCAAACGTCCCAATGCACGCTTGAATTGCGCTTTGCTAATACCAAAATAATTTTTGATGTCTTCTGGATTACTCTTATCATAATAAGGAAGAGAGTGAGAAGGACTTTGTTGAAGCAAAGTCAAAATCATTTGAGCATCTTCTTCTAACGCTTCATGTATACGTGGTTTCAATGAGATATTCAGCATTCCATGTGGGCTAACTCCAATTACACGACCAGAAACTAGTTCTCCTAATCTTGGTTCTGCTTCTCGTTCGGTTGGATGGATAAAACCAATGTATTCATCTTCGGTTAGTAAAAAAGTACCAATTTTCTTCAAACGATAGACGGTTCCTTTGATGTCTTTATTCTTAAATTCATCAGATTCAGGTACTTTTGCTATCGAACGGAATATTTCCTCGTCCGCTAGTACACCCCACATTCTATCTTTATCATCGAACCGTAAGGAAATAAGCAAACGATCTCCTATTTTAGGCCAAATACTTTTTATTTCAGATAGATCATCTAATGACACGACTACTTCTTTTTCATCTAAACCGATATCTACAAATACTCCTAAATCTCTACGTACATCGGTTACCGTTCCCCATCCAAACTGATCGATTTGAGTAGCTGGTATTTTTTTCGTCAAACGTAACTCTTTCTTCATGGATTCATAAACGAAGCCACTAACAGTATCACCTACTTCTAGTTCTTCTTCTAGTACTTCTTCTTTAGCAAGTCGATAGGTAACTCCATTTTTCTGTACAAAATAACTTTTTTCATTCGTATCAATAATAATTCCGGTAATCACATTTCCTAAATCTGTATTCATTCGTCTTCCTCCATTATCTTTATCCGTTTTATCTTTTTAAAAGTATAAACATCTACTTCCATTTTATCACACAACACGTGATTTGTTTCAAATAACCCTGGTTTATTCACGCAAAAAAAAACCAGTAGGAGAACATCTCGGATGTTCCACTCCCGGTTTTACTCTAAAACTTAAATAGTTGTTGTTGCTCCGCGGTAAATAATTCCACGACGAGAATCAATAGTGATGACTTCATCATTTTGAATTAAAGTAGTTGCATCTTCAGCGCCTACGATAACTGGAATTCCTTGAGCGATTCCTACAACAGCTGCATGACTTGTTAAGCCTCCAGTTTCAACTACTACTGCACTTGCTTTTTCAATTGCTGGCATGTAATCTTTATCTGAATTTTTTAGTACAAGAATACAATCTTCTGTTGCATTTTTGTTTGCTTCTTCAGCAGTTAACGCAACAATTGCTCTTCCGATAACTGATTTCTTACCAATACCGTGACCACTTGTTAGTTTAGAACCAATTAACTGAATCTTCATCAAGTTTGTTGTTCCACGTTCTCCAACTGGTACTCCTGCAGTAATGATAATCAAATCGCCTTCTTTAGCAAACCCTTCGTTTTTCGCAACGATAGTAGCTAGGTCCATCATTTCATCTGTTGAACCAGGTTTTTCTGTTACGTAAGGATATACTCCCCATGAAAGTGCCAATCCACGACTTTGACGTTCTGTAAATGTAACTGCAACGATATGTGCTTTTGGACGATATTTAGAAATCATACGAGCAGTATGTCCAGATTCTGTTGCTGCAACGATTGTTCCAATATCTAAGTTACGAGCCGTATGTCCAACTGCTTGACCAATTGCTTCAGCCATATCTGTATTCGAATATGCTTTCAATGCAAATGCATCTTGTCCAATAAGTGCTTCTTCTGTACGCAATGCAATAGTAGCCATCATTTGAACAGACTCTACAGGGTAATCTCCTGCTGCTGTTTCTCCAGACAACATAACTGCATCTGATCCGTCAAAAATTGCATTTGCTACGTCTCCTGCTTCTGCGCGGGTAGGACGAGGATTTCTTTGCATAGAATCAAGCATTTGTGTTGCAGTGATAACTGGCTTACCTAATTTGTTACATTTTTCAATCAATAGTTTTTGTGCAATAGGAACTTCTTCCGTTGGGATTTCAACTCCCAAGTCTCCACGAGCAACCATCAACCCTTGAGAAACTGTTAAAATTTCATCAATATTGTCTAGGCCTTCTTGGTTTTCAATTTTTGGAATGATTTGGATATGAACCGCATCATGATTTTCAAGAATTTCTGCAATTTCTAAAACATCACTTGCGCGACGAATAAAACTTGGAGCGATGAAATCTACGTCATTTTTGATTCCAAAGATAATATCATCTGCATCTTTTTGAGTGATTCCTGGCAAGTTTGTTGCAACTCCAGGGACGTTAACACCCTTTTTGTTTTTCAAGATTCCAGAGTTTTTTACAACTGTAACGATATCATCGTTTGCTTTATCAATTTCAGTTACTTCTAAATCAATGATTCCATCATCTAACAAGATGTGATCACCAATAACAACATCATCAATCAATCCTGGGTATGTAATAGAAAAACGTTCTTTTGTACCTTCAACTTCGGTCATTGCAACTCGTACAATATCTCCAGTTGTTAAAGAAACAATTCCGTCTTTCATATTGTTTGTACGGATTTCTGGTCCTTTTGTATCTAAAAGGATTCCAACCATTTTCCCTGTCATTTCGGAAGCTTTGCGAATGTTTTTAATTCGAGCAAGGTGTTCCTCGTGATCTCCGTGTGAGAAATTCAAGCGAGCAACGTTCATTCCTGATTCAATTAATTGAACAAGTGTTTCAATTGACTCACTTGCTGGTCCAATCGTACAAACAATTTTCGTTTTCTTCATGTGTAAAAAACCCCTTTTCATTTATATGTTTTTTTAATGAGATTTTAAAATGAAATCTCTTTATTAATTTGATAAAGTGAAAGATATGGAATATGTTTTTTATTTTTTAATGTATCAACGATATCATTAAAAATGATTTCATTTCCCATCATCCCAACACAAATTCCA
The Jeotgalibaca sp. MA1X17-3 genome window above contains:
- the xerD gene encoding site-specific tyrosine recombinase XerD, which produces MDELIQDYLHHLRIEQGLAVNTIKSYQLDLSKYKQFLLSKKKNSFSETTKSDVLLYLEKLDKDGLASSSISRMMSCLRRFYQYLQQEQVLKINPMENIQLPKKKQSLPKSLTISEVDRILSTPDQNTVLGLRDRAILEVLYATGLRVSELVDLTLGEVHLELGFLQTIGKGNKERIVPLGEEAAYWVEEYLKTSRPTLSKGRKPTTHLFLNFHGQGFTRQGIWKNLKKIVQKAQINKNVSPHMLRHSFATHILENGADLRIVQELLGHADISTTQIYTHISKERMVESYRKYHPRA
- the deoB gene encoding phosphopentomutase — its product is MKKYKRIHVVVMDSVGIGEAPDANEFGDVGADTLGHIAETVGLDIPQLTKLGLGNIRSLKGVDTVEEPLGYHTKLEEISVGKDTMTGHWEIMGLHIKKPFRVFPDGFPSELIQKIEDFSKRKVIGNKPASGTEILVELGEQQVKTGDLIVYTSADSVLQIAAHEEVIPLEELYEICEYARKITLDDPYMIGRIIARPYLGEPGNFARTSNRHDYALSPFGETVLDHLKNDDLDVIAIGKISDIFNDQGITESVRTKSNMDGVDQLLNVMKKDFTGISFLNLVDFDALYGHRRDPEGYAKAIEDFDKRIPEILDQLDDQDLLLITADHGNDPTAPGTDHTREYVPLLAYSPSMEKNGVLQQGHFADISATIADNFETNQAEIGTSFLKDLN
- the pyk gene encoding pyruvate kinase, with translation MKKTKIVCTIGPASESIETLVQLIESGMNVARLNFSHGDHEEHLARIKNIRKASEMTGKMVGILLDTKGPEIRTNNMKDGIVSLTTGDIVRVAMTEVEGTKERFSITYPGLIDDVVIGDHILLDDGIIDLEVTEIDKANDDIVTVVKNSGILKNKKGVNVPGVATNLPGITQKDADDIIFGIKNDVDFIAPSFIRRASDVLEIAEILENHDAVHIQIIPKIENQEGLDNIDEILTVSQGLMVARGDLGVEIPTEEVPIAQKLLIEKCNKLGKPVITATQMLDSMQRNPRPTRAEAGDVANAIFDGSDAVMLSGETAAGDYPVESVQMMATIALRTEEALIGQDAFALKAYSNTDMAEAIGQAVGHTARNLDIGTIVAATESGHTARMISKYRPKAHIVAVTFTERQSRGLALSWGVYPYVTEKPGSTDEMMDLATIVAKNEGFAKEGDLIIITAGVPVGERGTTNLMKIQLIGSKLTSGHGIGKKSVIGRAIVALTAEEANKNATEDCILVLKNSDKDYMPAIEKASAVVVETGGLTSHAAVVGIAQGIPVIVGAEDATTLIQNDEVITIDSRRGIIYRGATTTI
- a CDS encoding purine-nucleoside phosphorylase; translation: MTYEQLVEAATFLKDKGFVKPEIGLVLGSGLGDLADEISNPIQVSYSDIPYFPSSTVKGHKGQLVYGELNGKIVIAMQGRFHFYEGYSIQEVTFPIRVMKELGVHSVGLTNAAGGVSFDFTPGDLMLITDHINFTGQNPLIGPNDEKEGPRFPDMSQTYDREYQAKIKEVAKRLNVDMKEGFYMGFSGPTYETPAEIKMARVLGADAVGMSTVPEAIVARHAGLRVFGISCITNLAAGMQSNLNHEEVVEVTQRVNQTFRNLLKEILKEI
- a CDS encoding N-acetyltransferase, with translation MLISYNQNYEKISMGLLSYIPDLKNISHLQEELDSYIENGDKKLYLWRDEHTENIVAIIGIGCDDSVLLVRHLSVSPSFRNEGIIYKMLDKLQSLYPELMINGTLDTAPFLSKWVQKNIEGYTETDS
- a CDS encoding S1 RNA-binding domain-containing protein, producing the protein MNTDLGNVITGIIIDTNEKSYFVQKNGVTYRLAKEEVLEEELEVGDTVSGFVYESMKKELRLTKKIPATQIDQFGWGTVTDVRRDLGVFVDIGLDEKEVVVSLDDLSEIKSIWPKIGDRLLISLRFDDKDRMWGVLADEEIFRSIAKVPESDEFKNKDIKGTVYRLKKIGTFLLTEDEYIGFIHPTEREAEPRLGELVSGRVIGVSPHGMLNISLKPRIHEALEEDAQMILTLLQQSPSHSLPYYDKSNPEDIKNYFGISKAQFKRALGRLMKERLIVQEDGETKLVSKD
- a CDS encoding Fur family transcriptional regulator — protein: MTEITLQSIKKDLQKGGFKLTPQREATVKILLENEKDHLSAEEIFMFLKRRNSDIGLATVYRTLEILTQLHVTNKVLFEDGLARYDLHRGKSTHFHHHLLCLKCGEIDEIFEDLLVDIEKDVETRYHFKIKDHRLTFHGICAKCQEEDKKKVGISLDVGNPNG
- a CDS encoding ScpA family protein — translated: MNKQSEALTIYLESFEGPLDLLLHLIKDLKVDVFDIPMADLTQQYLNYLHTMKELKLDIAGEYLLMAATLLEIKSRMLLPKKEVEVDDDSFELEEDPRDELVHQLLEYKQMQEAAKVLKEMQTERGQFYTKSITNLESHQQSVPLVPGEVSTEDLLHALQKMQQKIQRKQPMSTRVHHEKITIEATMDVILNRLTEQGKPGFRIAFTDFFESTERPQIVNTFLAMLELVRERKIFFTQTELYGEIFLELFSEG